Proteins encoded by one window of Porphyromonas vaginalis:
- the ffh gene encoding signal recognition particle protein, whose protein sequence is MFENLSERLERSFKILKGQGSITEINVAETLKDVRRALLDADVNYNVARDFTNQVKEKALGQNVLTAVNPGQMMVKIVHDELATLMGSEAVGVNLKGSPAIILMSGLQGSGKTTFSGKLANMLKKQEQRKPLLVACDVYRPAAIQQLHVLGEQIGVPVYSEPDSKDPVQIARNAIAHAQQEGLDTVIIDTAGRLAVDEEMMNEISSIKEAIRPDETLFVVDSMTGQDAVNTAAEFDKRLDFDGVILTKLDGDSRGGAALSIRSVVNKPIKFVGTGEKMEALQVFHPSRMADRILGMGDIVSLVERAQQQYDEEEAKRLEAKIAKNQFDFDDFLAQIAQIKKMGNLKDLVSMIPGVGKMVKDLDISNDAFKGIEAIIHSMTPEERAKPSILDGSRRKRIADGSGTSVAEVNRLIQQFDQVSKVMRKMQSSGFGRTQAKKQKKNKKRR, encoded by the coding sequence ATGTTTGAAAATCTAAGCGAACGCCTAGAGCGTTCATTCAAAATACTCAAAGGACAAGGGAGTATTACCGAAATCAATGTCGCCGAAACGCTCAAGGATGTACGCCGCGCCCTACTCGATGCCGACGTCAACTACAACGTAGCACGAGACTTCACCAACCAAGTCAAGGAGAAAGCACTCGGACAGAACGTCCTCACGGCGGTCAATCCAGGGCAGATGATGGTCAAGATCGTCCATGACGAGCTGGCCACACTGATGGGTAGTGAGGCGGTAGGGGTCAACCTCAAGGGGAGCCCCGCCATCATCCTCATGTCAGGACTGCAGGGCTCTGGTAAGACAACCTTCTCAGGCAAACTCGCCAACATGCTCAAGAAGCAGGAGCAGCGCAAGCCACTCCTCGTAGCGTGTGACGTATACCGCCCCGCTGCTATCCAGCAGCTACACGTACTGGGCGAGCAGATCGGCGTACCCGTCTACAGCGAGCCAGACAGCAAAGATCCCGTACAGATCGCTCGCAATGCGATCGCCCACGCCCAGCAGGAGGGACTAGACACCGTCATCATCGATACCGCAGGTCGTCTAGCGGTCGATGAGGAGATGATGAATGAGATCAGCAGCATCAAGGAGGCGATCCGACCCGATGAGACCCTTTTCGTCGTGGACTCCATGACCGGTCAAGATGCGGTCAATACGGCAGCTGAGTTTGACAAGCGACTCGACTTCGATGGTGTGATCCTCACCAAGCTCGATGGTGACTCACGTGGTGGTGCGGCGCTCTCTATACGCAGTGTCGTCAATAAGCCGATCAAGTTCGTCGGTACAGGCGAGAAGATGGAGGCGCTGCAGGTCTTCCACCCCTCACGTATGGCTGATCGTATCCTCGGCATGGGTGATATCGTCTCACTCGTCGAGCGTGCGCAGCAGCAGTACGACGAGGAGGAGGCAAAGCGCCTGGAGGCTAAGATCGCTAAGAACCAGTTTGACTTCGACGACTTCCTCGCGCAGATCGCTCAGATCAAGAAGATGGGTAACCTCAAGGACCTCGTCTCCATGATCCCTGGAGTAGGTAAGATGGTCAAAGACCTAGACATCAGCAACGACGCCTTCAAGGGTATCGAGGCAATCATCCACTCCATGACCCCCGAGGAGCGCGCCAAGCCTAGCATCCTCGATGGTTCACGCCGCAAGCGCATCGCCGACGGTAGTGGCACTTCCGTTGCAGAGGTCAATAGGCTCATCCAGCAGTTTGATCAGGTCAGCAAGGTCATGCGCAAGATGCAGAGCAGTGGCTTCGGTCGTACTCAAGCTAAGAAGCAAAAGAAAAACAAGAAGCGTCGCTAG
- the panD gene encoding aspartate 1-decarboxylase: MYIQVLKSKIHRVRVTQANLNYVGSITIDRTLMDAVGILPGERVQVVDCNNGNRLDTYVIAGEPDSGVICLNGPAARLVQPDDIVIIMSYALMDYDEARTFQPKIIFPDSDTNRL, from the coding sequence ATGTACATACAGGTACTCAAATCTAAGATCCATCGTGTCCGGGTCACACAGGCTAACCTCAACTACGTGGGTAGCATCACCATCGACCGCACCCTCATGGATGCCGTGGGCATACTACCAGGAGAGCGTGTGCAGGTGGTAGACTGCAACAACGGCAACCGCCTCGACACCTACGTCATCGCAGGTGAGCCCGACAGCGGGGTCATCTGTCTCAATGGACCCGCAGCTCGTCTCGTACAGCCTGACGACATCGTCATCATCATGTCTTACGCACTCATGGACTACGACGAGGCTCGCACCTTCCAGCCTAAGATCATCTTCCCCGATAGCGACACGAATCGTCTATAA
- a CDS encoding LolA family protein, producing MRPNLSLSYQQHTAPFAMRLLSSLFALFLCGAFAIAPLQGQRKAVFDLNKALQQFEQQVKKGVAITFTLTSQGTKPQEGYTWLYGRRFMLSMPGMEVAFDGSTLRIINQSERTYTLMTPSEQDLTAMNPLAYIQQTSQRFRITERKSPRGTVVYRFVPTQGTNVLAGVKYYEVTFDQQSQAPKRVDLYFDLGEQVSYTIHKIQPKEHITSQSFTFAPQEYKSLEVVDLR from the coding sequence ATGAGACCAAACCTCTCCTTATCATACCAGCAACACACTGCGCCCTTTGCGATGCGTCTCCTGAGTTCGCTCTTCGCTCTGTTCCTGTGTGGTGCTTTTGCCATAGCACCTCTGCAAGGACAGCGCAAAGCGGTCTTTGACCTCAACAAAGCGCTCCAACAGTTCGAGCAGCAGGTCAAGAAAGGGGTCGCAATCACCTTTACCCTAACCTCACAGGGCACAAAGCCTCAGGAGGGCTACACATGGCTCTACGGACGTCGCTTTATGCTCAGCATGCCCGGTATGGAGGTAGCCTTCGACGGCTCGACACTGCGTATCATCAATCAGAGCGAGCGCACCTACACCTTGATGACTCCCTCCGAGCAAGACCTCACGGCAATGAATCCGCTCGCTTATATACAGCAGACCTCGCAGCGCTTCCGCATCACCGAGCGCAAGAGTCCTCGAGGCACAGTCGTCTACCGCTTTGTCCCCACACAGGGTACCAACGTACTCGCAGGAGTCAAGTACTATGAGGTGACTTTTGACCAGCAGAGTCAGGCTCCTAAGCGGGTCGATCTCTACTTTGACCTAGGCGAGCAGGTCTCTTACACCATCCACAAGATACAGCCAAAGGAGCATATTACGTCACAATCCTTTACCTTTGCACCGCAAGAATACAAATCGCTTGAGGTCGTAGACCTACGCTAG